One window from the genome of Sphaerotilus microaerophilus encodes:
- a CDS encoding type II toxin-antitoxin system VapC family toxin translates to MAATQPQPRARLYMLDTNALYELVRNPHGPLAQKLNTLEPDTVCTSIVAACELRFGAERKASAPLTQRVDQLLRALTVLPLDTPADEHYADIRATLECSGIPGGNHDLFIAAHARSRGMTLLTRNLREFQRVPGLTVEDWPTGAA, encoded by the coding sequence ATGGCTGCTACTCAACCGCAGCCGCGCGCGCGGCTCTACATGCTCGATACGAATGCGCTCTACGAGCTAGTTCGCAACCCTCACGGCCCCCTGGCCCAGAAACTGAACACGCTTGAGCCCGATACTGTTTGCACCAGCATCGTCGCGGCGTGTGAACTTCGCTTTGGCGCAGAGCGCAAGGCCTCGGCACCGCTCACGCAGCGGGTGGATCAGTTGTTGCGGGCGCTGACCGTGCTGCCGCTGGACACGCCGGCCGACGAGCACTACGCCGACATCCGCGCCACGCTGGAGTGCAGCGGCATCCCCGGCGGCAACCACGACTTGTTCATCGCGGCCCATGCGCGCTCACGCGGCATGACTCTGCTCACGCGAAACCTGCGGGAGTTCCAGCGTGTGCCGGGATTGACCGTCGAGGACTGGCCGACCGGCGCGGCGTAG
- a CDS encoding ComEC/Rec2 family competence protein: protein MSQTTPRRLPAITLEALPASYGDALLVTCRTGRKAWRMLIDTGPDEVYPQLRQRLLALPMGRDGRRWLDLLVISHIDHDHIGGARQLLADEALKLDFGDVWFNAPRPAARGVAEGQDMADVLGSGRPGLPWNRSMGGQHLVTPATGGGVQLGASGAPTLTLLSPDPARLKALWKVWDRTLAQLQAPAVPKGGRLQPKALPADLASVAGRSMPDRAVANASSIAFLLEHGGASVLLCADAVPGVLLPALKGLAARRGVQRLAVDAIKLAHHGSSGKVTGELLDLVDARQVIVSTDGKIFGHPDDEALARVVRARQGRGLTLCFNHDNARNRRWDEAGLKGRYGYEVRFPAAEGQGLLVTL, encoded by the coding sequence ATGAGCCAGACGACCCCCCGCCGACTGCCCGCGATCACACTGGAAGCCCTGCCGGCGAGCTACGGTGACGCGCTGTTGGTGACCTGCCGCACCGGCCGCAAGGCCTGGCGGATGCTGATCGACACCGGCCCGGACGAGGTCTACCCGCAGTTGCGCCAGCGCCTGCTGGCCCTGCCGATGGGGCGCGATGGGCGGCGCTGGCTGGACCTGTTGGTGATCTCGCACATCGACCACGACCACATCGGCGGCGCCCGGCAGCTGCTCGCCGACGAGGCGCTGAAGCTGGACTTTGGCGATGTGTGGTTCAACGCGCCGCGGCCCGCAGCGCGCGGCGTGGCCGAAGGGCAGGACATGGCCGACGTGCTGGGCAGTGGCCGTCCGGGGCTGCCGTGGAACCGCTCGATGGGCGGCCAGCACCTGGTGACGCCGGCCACGGGTGGTGGTGTGCAGCTGGGTGCGAGCGGTGCGCCCACGCTGACCCTGCTGTCACCGGATCCGGCGCGGCTGAAGGCGCTGTGGAAGGTCTGGGACCGCACGCTCGCGCAGTTGCAGGCGCCGGCCGTGCCGAAGGGCGGGCGTCTCCAGCCCAAGGCGCTGCCGGCGGATCTGGCCAGCGTGGCCGGGCGCAGCATGCCGGACCGGGCGGTGGCCAATGCGTCGAGCATCGCCTTCTTGCTGGAGCACGGGGGCGCGTCGGTGCTGCTGTGTGCCGACGCGGTGCCGGGCGTGCTGCTGCCCGCGCTCAAGGGGCTGGCCGCCCGGCGGGGCGTGCAGCGCCTGGCCGTGGATGCGATCAAGCTCGCCCACCACGGCAGCAGCGGGAAAGTGACCGGGGAGCTGCTCGACCTGGTCGATGCCCGGCAGGTCATCGTCAGCACCGACGGGAAGATCTTCGGGCATCCGGATGACGAGGCGCTGGCCCGGGTGGTGCGGGCGCGGCAGGGCCGCGGGCTGACGCTGTGCTTCAACCACGACAACGCGCGCAACCGGCGCTGGGATGAGGCGGGGTTGAAGGGGCGGTATGGCTACGAGGTGCGGTTTCCGGCGGCCGAGGGGCAAGGGTTGCTTGTCACGCTGTGA
- a CDS encoding DEAD/DEAH box helicase — protein MQDVFDFRNRLIDEYAAFSRSFSRIAADDLAARIDEEYARGRYWPEPLIQINPNYKRDGTVQKLVKDGSLHPACAALFQAGKVEGKPADLHLYKHQMQAIAKAQNQQSYVVTTGTGSGKSLSFFIPVIDRILKAKQADPRPCTRAIVIYPMNALANSQLEELDKFLHGYQTGQGPFSVKRYTGQESSDERKAIADNPPDILLTNFMMLELILTRFEDIDRRVVDHCRGLEFLVLDELHTYRGRQGADVAMLVRRIRERLQAEQLVCIGTSATMSSSEREDDRNKAVADVASLLFGTPLTALDVIGETLERVTNPSRDVAAVKPLLHAALLKAEHQWPSFDAFKDDPLAIWVELNLGINLPADQPPRRAKPITLNEASSRLAADAGIDLAVAKEGLRRFLVAAHDMRTPQGRAPFAFKLHQFISGPGKVLATLEAPGKRHITLDAQRFAPGRQTEGTRLYPVHFCRDCGQEYHPVWRSGKGAPAFDPREIDDISGDDDEDARYGFLCPIRPDLTYNSWEDLPESWLDLSKAEPKVKSTYKHAVPESVSVTPQGATGPGGAYWFIPGKYRFCLGCGVTHEAYGKDMNRLASLSGEGRSSATTMLTLSAVRQLFELGEPSTDQPDPRKLLGFTDNRQDAALQAGHFNDFIFLLTLRSALVAALQKQGGALDEEHLADAVFKALGFDRTDAGTLAEYLKTPKLMGLARQEAQRTLRFILGYLLLRDLRRGWRFNNPNLDQLNLLAIQYRGLDEFSSEVALFAANPVLSAMTPGQRTEMAITVFDAMRRALCLETRYLDAVEQERAKATAFQYLSERWTFGDENLETSRWLILSKRPDDKKGKPRTDLVPGGARSRLLKELKALPLWKSPNLLGNVKGWKDAQWLELLQLFLVGASRYGYAQRHEVEPNLIGWRLNASAMDWVLVDTPEVEQEGKHNRFFRQLYLSVAATLTQQQHTLFDFEAQEHTAQVDASRRQLLEQRFRYTEKDRKDWLENPAHEAPLERLPVMFCSPTMELGVDISALNTVYLRNVPPTPANYAQRSGRAGRSGQQALVITYCAALSPHDQWFFHHANEMVHGVVRPPTLDLANRDLIDSHLHAVWLAAAQVQLDTSIAPLLDLEKPDKPLMAALRSALEAPEVTHRATESGERLMRQVRPLLSSSTWFTEAHVAATMQQASAEFSAAFGRWRVMVDATRKQMDMADQVVKSYTTTHQEKQNAQRRYGDAARQYAVLLKSGNTQNSDFYTYRYLASQGFLPGYNFPRLPLMAWIPARGGSPVKGKDDEGSMVSRPRFLALSEFGPRSLIYHQGRMYRVVRAKLNVGSADHVSGNTTLATVASRVCSQCGYAHMGGEDGSEPTENLCENCGALLTDHDWVRNLYRIETVETVPVERISINDEDRQRQGFELQTTYRFLPGPEGRTALQTSLVLNAAGDADSPLASLKYAPAAQIWRINRGWRRRKNKEQLGFYINPITGQWSRKDEPGGSDDAAEATEELLNKVPNQSIVPFVEDHRNVLILAPVKPLEAPAMATLQAALKRGIELVFQIEESELVAEPLPTQDDRKALLFYEAAEGGAGVLTRLATEPDALAQVAAQALELMHHRKPTGAWSVEGLPELEIKRKDGSSICEAGCYQCLLSYFNQPDHEHINRRDAGALGLLVALANARVAPQAAEAAAPSAPTQPLAAAGDDKHAQWLLAVRAAGCRAPDEGPLAVLGGRAQVAARYKATRTLVALEPLPSDVVSELADLGWTVLDMSDPSQWAQQFSTHASLFT, from the coding sequence GTGCAAGACGTCTTCGATTTCCGTAACCGCCTCATCGACGAGTACGCCGCGTTTTCGCGCAGCTTCTCGCGCATCGCTGCCGACGACCTGGCCGCACGGATCGACGAGGAGTACGCGCGGGGACGCTATTGGCCTGAGCCGCTCATTCAGATCAATCCCAACTACAAGCGCGACGGCACAGTGCAGAAGCTCGTCAAGGACGGCAGCCTGCATCCAGCGTGCGCAGCGCTGTTCCAGGCTGGCAAGGTCGAAGGCAAGCCGGCTGACCTGCATCTGTACAAGCATCAGATGCAGGCCATCGCCAAGGCCCAGAACCAGCAGAGCTACGTCGTGACCACCGGCACCGGGTCGGGCAAGTCGCTTTCCTTCTTCATCCCGGTCATCGACCGCATCCTCAAGGCGAAGCAGGCGGACCCGAGACCCTGCACACGCGCTATCGTCATCTACCCGATGAACGCCCTGGCCAACAGCCAGCTGGAAGAACTCGACAAGTTCCTGCACGGGTATCAGACGGGACAAGGGCCCTTCAGCGTCAAGCGCTACACCGGCCAGGAGAGCAGCGACGAGCGCAAGGCGATCGCCGACAACCCGCCCGACATCCTGCTCACCAACTTCATGATGTTGGAGTTGATCCTCACTCGCTTCGAAGACATCGACCGTCGCGTGGTCGATCACTGTCGCGGGCTGGAGTTCCTGGTGTTGGACGAACTCCACACGTACCGTGGCCGGCAGGGAGCGGATGTCGCCATGCTCGTGCGCCGTATCCGAGAACGCCTGCAGGCTGAGCAGCTGGTGTGCATTGGCACATCGGCCACGATGTCCTCCTCTGAGCGCGAAGACGATCGCAACAAGGCCGTCGCCGACGTGGCCAGCTTGCTCTTCGGCACACCGCTCACAGCGCTCGATGTGATCGGCGAGACCCTGGAGCGGGTCACGAACCCATCTCGTGACGTCGCCGCCGTCAAGCCCTTGCTCCACGCCGCCCTCCTGAAGGCGGAACACCAGTGGCCGAGCTTCGACGCCTTCAAGGACGACCCACTGGCCATCTGGGTCGAGCTCAACCTTGGTATCAACCTACCTGCTGACCAGCCGCCTCGCCGCGCGAAGCCGATCACCCTCAATGAGGCCTCCTCCCGCCTGGCCGCTGATGCGGGGATTGACCTCGCCGTTGCGAAAGAGGGACTTCGTCGCTTTCTGGTCGCTGCCCACGACATGCGCACCCCGCAGGGCCGGGCCCCCTTCGCGTTCAAGCTGCACCAGTTCATCAGCGGCCCGGGCAAGGTGCTCGCCACGCTAGAGGCTCCTGGCAAGCGACACATCACGCTCGACGCACAGCGCTTCGCCCCGGGCCGCCAGACAGAAGGCACCCGCCTCTACCCCGTTCACTTCTGCCGCGATTGTGGGCAGGAGTACCACCCCGTGTGGCGCTCCGGCAAGGGCGCACCAGCCTTCGATCCCCGCGAGATCGACGACATCTCCGGAGACGATGACGAGGATGCGCGCTATGGCTTCCTCTGCCCGATCCGTCCTGACCTGACCTACAACAGCTGGGAGGACCTGCCGGAGAGCTGGCTCGACCTGAGCAAGGCCGAGCCCAAGGTCAAGTCCACCTACAAGCACGCCGTGCCGGAGTCGGTCAGCGTCACGCCGCAAGGCGCCACGGGCCCCGGCGGCGCGTACTGGTTCATTCCGGGGAAGTACCGCTTCTGCCTGGGCTGCGGGGTCACGCACGAGGCCTACGGCAAAGACATGAACCGCCTCGCCAGCCTGTCCGGCGAAGGGCGCTCATCGGCGACGACCATGCTGACCCTCAGCGCTGTGCGTCAGCTGTTCGAGCTGGGCGAGCCTTCCACAGATCAGCCTGACCCCCGCAAGCTGCTGGGCTTTACCGACAACCGGCAAGACGCCGCCCTGCAGGCCGGGCACTTCAACGACTTCATCTTCCTGCTCACCCTCCGCTCGGCACTCGTGGCTGCGCTACAGAAGCAAGGCGGAGCTCTCGACGAAGAGCATTTGGCCGATGCTGTGTTCAAGGCACTCGGCTTCGACCGCACCGACGCCGGTACGCTCGCCGAGTACCTGAAGACACCCAAGCTGATGGGCTTGGCCCGCCAGGAGGCCCAGCGCACGCTGCGCTTCATCCTGGGCTACCTCCTGCTGCGAGACCTGCGCCGAGGATGGCGCTTCAACAATCCGAACCTCGACCAGCTCAACCTGCTGGCCATCCAGTACCGCGGCCTTGACGAGTTCAGTAGCGAGGTAGCGCTTTTCGCCGCCAACCCAGTGCTGTCCGCCATGACCCCTGGCCAACGCACGGAGATGGCCATCACCGTCTTCGATGCGATGCGGCGAGCGCTGTGTCTCGAAACCCGCTACCTCGACGCCGTTGAGCAGGAGCGGGCCAAAGCCACCGCCTTCCAGTACCTCAGCGAGCGGTGGACCTTTGGCGATGAGAACCTCGAGACGTCGCGCTGGTTGATTCTCAGCAAGCGACCCGACGACAAGAAGGGCAAGCCTCGGACCGATCTGGTGCCCGGCGGTGCACGCTCGCGCCTTCTCAAGGAGCTCAAGGCGCTGCCCCTGTGGAAGTCACCCAACCTGCTGGGCAACGTCAAGGGCTGGAAAGACGCGCAGTGGCTGGAGCTGCTGCAACTGTTCCTGGTCGGAGCCTCGCGCTACGGCTACGCGCAGCGACACGAGGTCGAGCCCAACCTGATCGGCTGGCGCCTGAACGCCTCGGCGATGGACTGGGTGCTGGTCGACACACCCGAGGTCGAGCAAGAGGGCAAGCACAACCGCTTCTTCCGCCAGCTCTACCTCTCGGTCGCCGCCACCCTCACTCAGCAGCAGCACACACTGTTCGACTTCGAGGCGCAGGAGCACACCGCCCAGGTTGATGCGAGCCGGCGCCAGCTATTGGAACAGCGCTTCCGCTACACCGAGAAGGACCGCAAGGACTGGCTGGAGAACCCTGCCCACGAGGCCCCGCTCGAACGGCTACCAGTGATGTTCTGCTCACCCACCATGGAGCTGGGCGTCGACATCTCGGCCCTCAACACGGTCTACCTGCGCAACGTTCCCCCGACGCCGGCCAACTACGCGCAGCGCAGTGGCCGTGCTGGCCGCTCGGGGCAGCAAGCGCTGGTCATCACCTACTGTGCGGCCCTGAGCCCGCACGACCAGTGGTTCTTCCACCATGCCAACGAGATGGTCCACGGCGTGGTCCGCCCGCCCACGCTAGATCTGGCGAACCGCGATCTCATCGACAGCCATCTGCACGCAGTGTGGTTGGCGGCCGCCCAGGTGCAACTGGACACGAGCATCGCCCCGCTGCTGGATCTGGAGAAGCCTGATAAGCCGCTCATGGCGGCGCTCCGGTCGGCACTCGAAGCGCCTGAGGTCACCCACCGTGCCACCGAAAGCGGTGAGCGCCTTATGCGGCAGGTTCGCCCGCTGCTGTCGTCCAGCACGTGGTTCACCGAAGCCCACGTAGCGGCCACCATGCAGCAGGCCAGTGCAGAGTTCAGCGCCGCCTTCGGCCGCTGGCGCGTGATGGTCGACGCCACCCGCAAGCAGATGGACATGGCCGACCAGGTGGTGAAGAGCTACACCACCACCCACCAGGAGAAGCAGAACGCGCAGCGCCGCTATGGCGATGCCGCCCGGCAGTACGCCGTGCTCCTGAAGTCGGGAAACACCCAGAACTCGGACTTCTACACCTACCGCTATCTGGCCAGCCAGGGTTTTCTGCCGGGCTACAACTTCCCGCGCCTGCCGCTAATGGCCTGGATTCCGGCCAGGGGCGGAAGCCCGGTCAAGGGCAAGGACGACGAGGGCAGCATGGTCAGTCGCCCCCGGTTCCTTGCGCTCTCGGAGTTCGGGCCCCGTAGCCTCATCTACCACCAGGGCCGCATGTACCGGGTGGTCCGGGCCAAGCTCAACGTGGGCTCGGCCGATCACGTGTCGGGCAACACCACGCTGGCCACCGTGGCCAGTCGGGTGTGCAGCCAGTGCGGCTACGCGCACATGGGCGGAGAAGATGGCTCCGAACCCACCGAGAACCTGTGCGAGAACTGCGGCGCCCTGCTCACCGACCACGACTGGGTGCGCAACCTCTACCGCATCGAGACAGTCGAGACCGTCCCGGTGGAGCGCATCTCCATCAACGACGAAGACCGCCAGCGCCAAGGCTTCGAGCTCCAGACCACCTACCGCTTCTTGCCGGGCCCAGAGGGCCGGACGGCCCTGCAGACCTCGCTGGTGCTGAACGCTGCTGGCGATGCGGACTCACCGCTCGCCAGCCTGAAGTACGCCCCTGCCGCGCAAATCTGGCGCATCAACCGCGGCTGGCGCCGACGCAAGAACAAGGAACAGCTGGGCTTCTACATCAACCCCATCACCGGCCAGTGGAGCCGGAAGGACGAACCGGGCGGCAGCGACGACGCTGCGGAAGCCACGGAGGAACTGCTCAACAAGGTCCCCAACCAGTCCATCGTCCCCTTCGTTGAGGACCATCGCAACGTTCTGATCCTGGCCCCTGTCAAGCCGCTCGAAGCCCCGGCCATGGCCACGCTTCAGGCCGCGCTTAAGCGCGGCATCGAGCTGGTGTTCCAGATCGAAGAGTCCGAGTTGGTTGCCGAGCCCCTGCCCACCCAAGACGACCGCAAGGCCCTGCTGTTCTACGAAGCGGCAGAGGGCGGCGCCGGTGTACTCACGCGCCTCGCAACGGAGCCTGATGCTCTGGCACAGGTGGCGGCACAGGCGCTGGAGCTGATGCACCACCGCAAGCCCACCGGCGCCTGGTCGGTGGAAGGTCTGCCTGAGCTGGAAATCAAACGCAAAGACGGCAGCAGCATCTGCGAAGCCGGCTGCTACCAGTGTCTGCTGTCGTACTTCAATCAGCCAGACCACGAGCACATCAACCGCCGCGACGCCGGCGCCCTCGGCCTGCTCGTCGCCCTGGCCAACGCCCGGGTGGCCCCCCAGGCGGCAGAGGCCGCGGCCCCATCGGCGCCAACGCAGCCCCTGGCTGCCGCTGGCGACGACAAACACGCCCAGTGGCTGCTGGCCGTCCGGGCTGCAGGTTGCCGCGCCCCCGACGAAGGCCCGCTGGCCGTCCTCGGTGGCCGAGCCCAGGTGGCGGCCCGCTACAAGGCGACCCGCACGCTCGTAGCCCTCGAACCTTTGCCGTCCGACGTGGTGTCGGAACTGGCCGATTTGGGCTGGACCGTGCTGGACATGTCAGACCCTTCCCAGTGGGCGCAACAATTCAGCACTCACGCCTCCCTGTTCACCTGA
- a CDS encoding helicase-related protein: protein MTTTATEFQPGNLVRARGREWVVQSDTRLSDGASALRLRPLGGSDDDVITLLPELEEFSPVEPATFEKPNPAQAGNHAAALLLRDALRLKLRSGAGPFRSFGNIAVEPRAYQLVPLLMALRLPTVRLLIGDDVGIGKTIEASLIVRELMDRGEIQRLAVLCPPHLVEQWQGELQLRFNLPAVALTAASASRLERQLPHGVGLFDHHPVVVVSLDYIKSERHREHFLSIAPECIVVDEAHTCAASGAGKQLRFELLQRLAGNADRHLLLLTATPHSGDEVAFFNLLSLLNPVFAELQHRTSKDDPLREQLALHFVQRRRKDIVEWQTATQDGHGFPRRMKTEVTYRLSGAWGGFFDDVQAYCRELAETVERSGDAGGARLIWYATLALLRCVASSPAAAAKALNTRLEGHLGLGEDGDDSEEDAALADLQDGGAEDLSSLDLEPAAQLQAETGAQRLQALIATAERLSGAAGDPKLAALVAHVADLLKDGYAPVVFCRYVATANYVAAELRKHFPKALVDAVTGELVPEERRERVNRMGEADKDTGRVLVATDCLSEGINLQHLFTAVVHYDLAWNPTRHEQREGRVDRYGQRATEVRCTMLYGQDNPVDGFVLKVILRKGDAIQKELGVLVPMPEDRPRINQALVKAALMRRSTSSNSSPQQAFDFGEPEQLLAPLQTRWQDALDKARSNRTVFAQRAIRPAEVLPEWHKQQEALGSQADVQRFLASACARLNAPLEAYRGQHRLHPQHLPEPLRLRLADEGLVPEGSSKPLLLDTTELHRSHPLVSVLAEYLIETSLQGESTLAARSAATVTASVDRVTTVVLLRLRHQLAYQRKQLSFQMLAEECVALAIRGRQNPEWLTGPEAARLLESTPAGNLPREAAEREVTRALAALQAETPRLEELARQRAAELLQDHERVRKATERRGGGQHHVQPCLPVDVVGVYVLLPDAV, encoded by the coding sequence ATGACAACAACCGCCACCGAGTTCCAGCCTGGCAATCTCGTTCGGGCCCGTGGCCGCGAATGGGTAGTCCAGTCCGACACCCGGCTGTCTGATGGCGCCTCCGCCCTGCGCCTGCGGCCCCTGGGCGGCTCTGACGACGACGTGATCACGTTGCTGCCGGAGCTGGAGGAGTTCAGCCCCGTCGAACCGGCCACGTTCGAGAAGCCCAACCCGGCCCAGGCGGGCAACCATGCTGCGGCTCTGCTACTGCGTGATGCCCTGCGCCTGAAGCTGCGCTCCGGTGCGGGCCCCTTCCGCAGCTTCGGCAACATCGCTGTGGAGCCGCGGGCGTATCAGCTCGTGCCCCTGCTGATGGCCTTGCGGCTGCCCACCGTGCGGCTGCTGATTGGCGACGACGTCGGCATTGGCAAGACCATCGAGGCCTCGCTGATCGTCCGTGAACTGATGGACCGCGGCGAAATCCAGCGCTTGGCCGTGCTCTGCCCGCCCCACCTGGTGGAGCAGTGGCAGGGCGAGCTGCAGCTGCGCTTCAACCTGCCCGCCGTGGCGTTGACAGCCGCCAGCGCCAGCCGTCTGGAGCGGCAATTGCCTCACGGCGTGGGCCTGTTCGACCACCACCCGGTTGTCGTGGTCAGCCTGGACTACATCAAGAGCGAGCGCCACCGCGAGCATTTCCTCTCCATCGCACCCGAGTGCATCGTGGTGGACGAAGCCCATACCTGTGCGGCCAGCGGTGCCGGCAAGCAGCTGCGCTTTGAACTCCTGCAGCGTCTGGCGGGCAATGCAGACCGGCATCTGTTGCTGCTGACCGCCACGCCCCACTCGGGTGATGAGGTGGCGTTCTTCAACCTGCTGTCGCTGCTCAATCCGGTCTTCGCAGAGCTGCAACACCGCACTTCGAAGGACGATCCGCTGCGCGAGCAACTGGCGCTGCACTTCGTCCAGCGCCGTCGGAAAGACATCGTTGAATGGCAGACCGCCACCCAAGACGGCCACGGTTTCCCTCGGCGCATGAAGACGGAGGTCACCTACCGCCTCAGCGGCGCCTGGGGCGGCTTCTTTGACGATGTGCAGGCTTACTGCCGGGAGCTGGCCGAGACGGTCGAGCGTTCGGGCGACGCTGGCGGCGCACGGCTGATCTGGTATGCCACGCTGGCCCTGTTGCGCTGCGTCGCGTCTTCGCCCGCTGCAGCCGCCAAAGCCCTCAACACCCGGCTCGAAGGACACCTGGGCTTGGGGGAAGACGGCGACGACAGCGAAGAAGACGCTGCCCTGGCTGACCTGCAGGATGGTGGAGCCGAAGACCTGAGCAGCCTCGATCTGGAGCCTGCCGCCCAGCTGCAGGCGGAGACCGGTGCGCAACGCCTGCAAGCCCTCATCGCCACGGCCGAACGCCTCAGCGGCGCAGCGGGCGACCCCAAGCTCGCCGCGCTGGTGGCGCACGTCGCCGACCTGCTCAAGGACGGCTACGCGCCGGTGGTGTTCTGCCGCTACGTGGCCACCGCCAACTACGTGGCCGCCGAGCTGCGCAAGCATTTTCCCAAGGCCCTGGTCGATGCCGTGACGGGCGAACTGGTGCCCGAAGAGCGCCGCGAACGCGTCAACCGCATGGGAGAGGCCGACAAGGACACCGGCCGCGTGCTGGTGGCCACCGACTGCCTGTCAGAGGGCATCAACCTCCAGCACCTGTTCACCGCCGTCGTGCACTACGACCTGGCCTGGAACCCCACCCGCCACGAGCAGCGGGAAGGCCGTGTCGATCGCTACGGCCAGCGCGCCACCGAAGTGCGCTGCACCATGCTCTACGGGCAAGACAACCCCGTCGACGGCTTTGTGCTCAAGGTCATCCTGCGCAAGGGTGATGCCATTCAGAAGGAGCTGGGCGTGCTGGTGCCCATGCCCGAAGACCGCCCCCGCATCAACCAGGCCTTGGTCAAGGCAGCACTGATGCGCCGCAGCACCAGCAGCAATTCCAGCCCGCAGCAGGCCTTCGACTTCGGCGAGCCCGAGCAACTGCTCGCGCCGCTGCAGACGCGCTGGCAAGACGCTCTGGACAAAGCCCGAAGCAACCGCACCGTGTTTGCCCAGCGGGCCATTCGGCCCGCCGAGGTGCTGCCCGAGTGGCACAAGCAGCAAGAGGCACTGGGCTCGCAGGCCGACGTGCAGCGCTTCCTGGCCAGCGCCTGTGCGCGCCTGAACGCCCCGCTGGAGGCCTACCGCGGCCAGCACCGCTTGCACCCCCAACACCTGCCAGAGCCGCTGCGCCTGCGCCTGGCCGACGAAGGTCTGGTGCCCGAAGGCAGCAGCAAGCCGCTGCTGCTGGACACAACCGAGCTGCACCGCAGCCACCCGCTGGTGAGCGTGCTGGCCGAGTACCTGATCGAAACTTCGCTGCAGGGCGAAAGCACCCTGGCCGCGCGCAGCGCTGCCACCGTCACCGCCAGCGTGGACCGCGTCACCACCGTGGTGCTGCTGCGCCTTCGCCATCAACTGGCCTACCAGCGCAAGCAGCTGAGCTTTCAAATGCTGGCCGAGGAGTGCGTGGCGCTGGCCATACGCGGGCGGCAGAACCCTGAGTGGCTGACCGGCCCCGAGGCCGCTCGCCTGCTCGAAAGCACCCCGGCCGGCAACCTGCCGCGCGAAGCCGCTGAACGCGAAGTGACGAGGGCCCTGGCCGCACTGCAGGCAGAGACCCCTCGGCTCGAAGAGCTGGCCCGGCAGCGCGCCGCCGAGCTGCTGCAAGACCACGAACGCGTGCGCAAGGCCACTGAGCGCCGCGGGGGCGGCCAACACCACGTGCAGCCCTGCCTGCCAGTAGACGTAGTGGGCGTGTACGTGCTGCTGCCCGATGCGGTGTGA
- a CDS encoding antitoxin: protein MTERHAALFRNGRNQAVRIPRELEMEGSEVLIRKEGDSLILTPIRKHKLRDLLASWTPMDGALPELEDLPPQSRGGL, encoded by the coding sequence GTGACCGAGCGCCACGCCGCGTTGTTTCGCAACGGCCGCAACCAGGCGGTCCGGATTCCGCGAGAACTGGAGATGGAAGGTTCCGAGGTGCTGATTCGCAAGGAGGGCGACAGCCTTATCCTGACCCCCATCCGCAAGCACAAGCTGCGCGACCTGCTTGCGTCGTGGACCCCGATGGATGGCGCTCTGCCCGAGCTGGAAGACCTACCGCCACAGTCCAGGGGGGGCCTGTGA